One Bradysia coprophila strain Holo2 chromosome IV unlocalized genomic scaffold, BU_Bcop_v1 contig_144, whole genome shotgun sequence DNA window includes the following coding sequences:
- the LOC119071286 gene encoding uncharacterized protein LOC119071286, producing MHNYSNYIDFYANQQVQLPPSRSEILHNSHHTGESARSSTSNQHHTCASLVQLPLSAPSPVSDSHTRFQNRPVTVERTVPNGSNQFLGKPPTYIEAISASNIDPILEPPPSYDSLYGRIIEARNQYKGPMDFLNKIFVLFLSTLSICMIIIGSLFFHRCPQGKYIPVFLMVEGILLIIKLVLRFATRVHQTPDDPATLQTWRSGTQRLINCFILFLFVTGSDYIYRMHKPNYDKSLGLYCDKTLYLMSFWLVTTTYTFLGVIFFSIAMVSIVFQNYQRRFNV from the exons ATGCACAACTACTCAAACTATATTGATTTCTATGCTAATCAACAAGTTCAA CTACCACCTAGTCGATCAGAAATTTTGCACAATTCACATCATACTGGCGAATCAGCTCGTTCGAGTACTTCCAATCAACATCATACTTGTGCCAGCCTAGTGCAA CTACCGCTCAGCGCGCCTAGCCCAGTTTCAGACTCACACACACGTTTCCAAAATAGACCAGTTACAGTCGAAAGAACTGTTCCAAATGGATCCAATCAATTTCTTGGAAAACCACCGACGTATATTGAAGCCATTAGTGCATCAAATATTGATC CAATTTTGGAACCGCCACCTTCATACGATTCGTTATACGGCCGGATAATTGAAGCTCGAAATCAATACAAGGGGCCCATGGATTttcttaacaaaatttttgtcttattTCTGAGCACAC TTTCAATATGTATGATCATCATTGGATCTCTGTTTTTTCATCGGTGTCCGCAAGGCAAATATATTCCAGTGTTCCTTATGGTCGAAG GAATACTGCTTATCATCAAACTTGTGCTACGTTTTGCCACACGTGTGCATCAAACTCCAGACGATCCAGCTACTCTCCAGACCTGGCGATCTGGAACACAAAGACTTATCAATTGTTTTATCCTCTTTTTGTTCGTTACCGGATCGGACTATATTTATCGGATGCACAAACCGAATTACGATAAATCTCTCGGCTTGTATTGCGACAAGACGCTGTATCTAATGTCATTTTGGCTCGTTACGACCACCTATACATTTTTGGgcgtaatatttttttcgattgcGATGGTATCCATTGTCtttcaaaattatcaaagACGCTTTaatgtttaa
- the LOC119071255 gene encoding RNA-binding protein lark: MPGTGTFKLFIGNLEEKTQPNDLRPLFEKYGTVVECDIVKNYGFVHMENEQQGRDAIQNLNGYVINANPIKVEAAKSRRAPNTPTTKIFVGNLTDKTRAPEVRELFTKYGTVVECDIVRNYGFVHLDAHGEVNDVIRELNGKMVDGQPLKVQVSTSRVRPKPGMGDPEQCYRCGRSGHWSKECPRLMFSDRGGYRDRMYHRDPYPPPPPPFLNRMMDGFRDSYDYYDRYDDSRDLFERRYSGMGMRGGRDFLPPMGRRDPMPLPPPLGGSIGRSGGSSSMRSGMSSGNGGYDSVFSRRSPPPRSGNGMSRFSTYEDFSRDSFDDRRMSRDSFDDRRPGMRGPSPTHRYAPY; this comes from the exons atgccGGGTACTGGAACGTTTAAGCTGTTCATCGGCAATCTCGAAGAAAAGACACAACCGAATGACTTGCGACCATTGTTTGAGAAATACGGTACCGTGGTCGAATGCGATATAGTAAAAAATTATGGATTCGTCCATATGGAAAATGAACAGCAGGGACGTGATGCCATCCAAAATCTAAACGGTTACGTGATTAATGCAAATCCCATCAAAGTTGAAGCCGCGAAAAGTCGTAGAGCGCCCAATACgccgacaacaaaaattttcgttggtaATTTAACCGATAAGACACGCGCTCCCGAAGTAAGGGAACTGTTTACTAAATACGGAACGGTAGTTGAATGCGATATCGTTCGTAACTATGGTTTCGTTCATTTGGATGCTCATGGTGAGGTGAATGACGTTATTCGGGAATTAAACGGAAAAATGGTCGACGGTCAGCCACTTAAAGTTCAAGTATCAACTAGCCGCGTAAGACCGAAACCTGGTATGGGTGATCCGGAGCAATGTTATAGGTGTGGCCGATCGGGACATTGGTCGAAAGAATGTCCGAGATTGATGTTTTCTGATCGTGGAGGTTATCGGGACCGAATGTATCATCGTGATCCGTATCCGCCGCCACCACCTCCATTTTTGAACCGAATGATGGACGGATTCAGG GACAGTTACGACTACTACGACAGATATGATGACAGCCGTGATCTTTTCGAACGACGTTATTCCGGCATGGGAATGCGAGGTGGCCGAGATTTCCTACCACCGATGGGACGACGTGATCCGATGCCATTACCACCACCATTGGGCGGAAG tATTGGACGATCCGGTGGCAGTTCGTCAATGCGCAGTGGAATGAGCAGTGGTAACGGTGGCTATGATTCAGTATTCAGTAGGCGTTCTCCGCCGCCTCGTTCCGGTAATGGCATGAGCCGGTTTAG TACATATGAGGACTTCAGTCGTGATTCGTTCGATGATCGACGCATGAGCCGTGATTCGTTTGACGATCGTCGTCCGGGAATGCGTGGACCGTCACCTACTCATCGCTATGCACCATACTGA